One window of the Torulaspora delbrueckii CBS 1146 chromosome 6, complete genome genome contains the following:
- the ARP3 gene encoding actin-related protein 3 (similar to Saccharomyces cerevisiae ARP3 (YJR065C); ancestral locus Anc_1.514), which translates to MSYMNNPAVVMDNGTGLTKLGFAGNDSPSWVFPTAIATAQPSNAKQTSSNAVSAGASSVANTGQSSGSGRQYFGNSTSATAFNSLSSGSALMSNNLAGKRGTEDLDFYIGNEALIAAQGPSYGLSYPIRHGQVENWDHMERFWENSIFKYLRTEPEDHCFLLTEPPLNPPENREQVAEIFFESFNCAGLYIAVQAVLALAASWTSSKVIDRSLTGTVIDSGDGVTHVIPVAEGYVIGSAIKNIPIAGRDITLFIQQLLRERGEEDTSLRTAERIKQEYCYVCPDIVKEFNKFDRDSEKFAQFVVESQEKTRRKVVDVGCERFMAPEIFFNPEIASSDFLTPLPTIVDHTIQACPIDVRKGLYNNIVLSGGSTMFKDFGRRLQRDLKSIVNNRIVQSEYLSGTKSTGVDVQVISHRKQRNAVWFGGSLLAQTAEFKSYCHTKKDYEEIGPEIVRNFSLFNMV; encoded by the coding sequence ATGTCGTACATGAATAATCCTGCCGTTGTGATGGACAACGGTACCGGTTTGACCAAGCTGGGGTTTGCCGGTAACGATTCTCCATCCTGGGTTTTTCCAACCGCCATTGCCACTGCTCAACCTTCAAATGCAAAGCAGACATCTTCCAACGCAGTCTCTGCTGGTGCTAGCAGTGTCGCCAATACTGGTCAATCCAGTGGTTCTGGCAGGCAATACTTTGGAAACTCCACTTCTGCTACTGCATTTAACAGTTTAAGCTCGGGATCTGCATTGATGTCCAATAACTTAGCCGGGAAGAGAGGAACAGAGGATCTGGATTTCTATATCGGTAACGAAGCACTAATCGCGGCTCAGGGCCCATCCTATGGGCTCTCATATCCTATCAGACACGGTCAGGTCGAGAACTGGGACCATATGGAAAGATTTTGGGAAAACTCAATCTTTAAATACCTGAGAACAGAGCCAGAGGATCATTGTTTCTTGTTGACTGAACCACCACTGAATCCACCAGAAAATAGAGAACAAGTGGCCGAGATTTTCTTTGAGTCGTTCAACTGTGCCGGCCTCTACATTGCTGTGCAAGCTGTCTTGGCTCTTGCGGCCTCCTGGACCTCTTCTAAAGTCATTGATAGATCTTTGACAGGTACAGTTATCGATTCTGGTGATGGTGTTACCCATGTTATTCCAGTGGCTGAAGGTTACGTGATCGGTTCTGCTATCAAGAACATTCCTATCGCAGGTAGAGATATCACACTTTTCATTCAACAACTACTGAGAGAAcgtggtgaagaagatacaTCTTTGAGAACTGCAGAACGCATTAAGCAGGAATACTGTTACGTGTGTCCCGATattgtcaaagaatttaACAAGTTTGATAGAGATTCTGAAAAGTTTGCTCAATTTGTCGTTGAGAGCCAGGAGAAGACCAGAAGAAAGGTGGTCGACGTGGGTTGTGAAAGGTTCATGGCGCCTGAAATTTTCTTTAATCCTGAAATTGCATCATCAGATTTCCTAACTCCATTACCCACCATTGTAGATCACACCATTCAAGCTTGTCCGATCGATGTTCGTAAAGGCCTTTACAACAACATTGTCCTCTCAGGTGGTTCTACCATGTTCAAGGATTTCGGCCGTCGTTTGCAAAGAGACTTGAAATCAATAGTGAACAACAGAATTGTCCAAAGTGAATACTTGAGTGGTACAAAGTCAACTGGTGTCGATGTGCAAGTGATTTCTCATAGGAAACAAAGAAATGCTGTTTGGTTCGGTGGGTCACTATTAGCTCAGACTGCTGAATTCAAGAGTTATTGTCACACAAAGAAGGATtatgaagagattggaCCTGAGATCGTGAGAAACTTCAGTCTATTCAACATGGTATAG
- the CCT5 gene encoding chaperonin-containing T-complex subunit CCT5 (similar to Saccharomyces cerevisiae CCT5 (YJR064W); ancestral locus Anc_1.513) — translation MSQVPMEMPDLSNAIMAQDEMGRPFIIVRDQGNKQRQHGLEAKKSHILAARAVASIIKTSLGPRGLDKILISPDGEITITNDGATILSQMELDNEIAKLLVQLSKSQDDEIGDGTTGVVVLASALLDQALELIEKGIHPITIGNGFDDAAKLAIQKLESQADDVAGDPKSFKDYLFKAAKTSLGSKIVSKDHDKFAQMAVDAVTRVMDTERKDVDFELIKLEGRVGGSLRDSKLIDGVILDKDFSHPQMPKEVLPAEGKKDVKLAILTCPFEPPKPKTKHKLDISSVEEYQKLQTYEQDKFKEMIDCIKEAGADVVICQWGFDDEANHLLLQNKLPAARWVGGQELELIAIATHGRIVPRFQDLSPEKLGKCSKIYEMEFGTTKDRMLVIEQCSDAKTVTCFIRGSNKMIVDEAKRALHDALCVVRNLVKDSRVVYGGGAAEVAMSIAVSEEADRQRGIDQYAFRAFAQALDTIPMTLAENSGLDPIETLTLLKSKQIKEETALTGVDCLSKGSNDMKELFVVDPFIGKKQQIMLATQLCRMILKIDNVIISGKDEY, via the coding sequence ATGTCACAGGTACCGATGGAGATGCCGGACTTATCAAATGCCATTATGGCCCAGGATGAAATGGGTAGGCCGTTTATTATCGTGCGAGACCAAGGGAACAAGCAGAGGCAACATGGGTTAGAGGCTAAGAAGTCGCACATCTTAGCAGCAAGAGCTGTGGCATCTATCATCAAGACTTCGTTGGGACCTAGAGGACTAGATAAGATTTTGATTTCGCCCGATGGAGAGATTACTATTACCAACGATGGGGCAACGATCTTGTCGCAGATGGAGCTAGATAACGAGATCGCCAAACTCCTGGTtcagctttcaaagtcccaggatgatgagattgGTGATGGGACGACAGGTGTGGTAGTTCTAGCTAGCGCCCTGCTCGATCAGGCTCTAGAATTGATCGAAAAAGGTATACACCCAATTACGATCGGGAATGGTTTTGATGATGCGGCCAAATTAGCTATCCAAAAGCTAGAATCACAGGCAGACGATGTGGCAGGCGACCCTAAATCATTTAAGGATTACTTGTTCAAAGCTGCGAAGACTTCGCTAGGGTCGAAGATCGTTTCTAAGGATCACGATAAGTTTGCCCAAATGGCTGTCGATGCAGTTACTAGAGTCATGGATACCGAGAGGAAAGATGTGgattttgaattgatcaagCTGGAAGGACGTGTTGGTGGTTCTTTGAGGGATTCTAAGTTGATTGATGGTGTTATACTAGACAAGGATTTTTCACACCCTCAAATGCCTAAAGAGGTGCTACCAGCAGAAGGGAAGAAAGACGTTAAACTTGCCATTCTAACGTGTCCATTTGAGCCTCCAAAACCAAAGACAAAGCACAAGTTGGATATTTcatctgttgaagaatatcaaaaattgcaaaCTTACGAGCAGGATAAATTTAAAGAGATGATAGATTGCATCAAAGAAGCAGGTGCCGATGTGGTCATCTGTCAATGGGGCTTCGACGATGAGGCAAATCATTTACTATTACAAAACAAATTACCAGCGGCAAGGTGGGTTGGTGGTCAGGAATTGGAGCTAATTGCTATTGCTACTCATGGTCGCATTGTTCCACGTTTCCAGGACCTTTCGCCTGAAAAATTGGGTAAGTGTAGCAAGATATATGAGATGGAATTCGGTACCACTAAAGATCGTATGTTAGTTATTGAACAATGCTCAGATGCCAAGACCGTGACCTGTTTCATTCGTGGTTCGAATAAGATGATAGTTGACGAGGCTAAACGTGCATTGCACGACGCTCTCTGTGTGGTTCGTAACCTAGTAAAGGATTCTCGTGTCGTCTACGGTGGTGGTGCTGCTGAAGTAGCGATGTCCATTGCAGTCTCCGAGGAAGCCGACAGACAGCGCGGCATTGATCAATATGCTTTCCGCGCATTTGCACAGGCTTTAGATACTATTCCAATGACTCTAGCAGAAAACTCTGGCTTGGatccaattgaaactttgaccCTGCTGAAAAGCAAACAAATCAAGGAAGAAACTGCTCTCACTGGTGTAGACTGTCTAAGTAAGGGCAGCAACGATATGAAGGAACTATTCGTTGTGGATCCTTTTATTGGCAAGAAACAACAGATAATGTTGGCTACACAACTCTGTAGaatgatcttgaaaatcGACAACGTTATCATTAGTGGGAAAGATGAATACTAA
- the RPA12 gene encoding DNA-directed RNA polymerase I core subunit RPA12 (similar to Saccharomyces cerevisiae RPA12 (YJR063W); ancestral locus Anc_1.512) — translation MSVVGSLIFCLDCGNLLDNPNTVSGSQIACDQCQATYPKSQFSNLKVLTTTAEDAFPSALRSKKSVVKTSLKKDELEEGATIREKCPKCGNEEMHYHTLQLRSADEGATVFYTCTQCGYKFRTNN, via the coding sequence ATGTCCGTTGTTGGATCGCTTATTTTCTGTTTGGACTGTGGTAACCTGCTGGATAACCCAAATACTGTTTCGGGCTCTCAAATTGCATGCGACCAATGTCAGGCTACATACCCAAAGTCTCAATTCTCTAACTTGAAAGTTCTCACAACCACCGCAGAAGATGCGTTCCCTTCGGCCCTGCGgtccaagaaatctgtTGTTAAGACCTCGTTAAAGAAGGATGAGTTGGAAGAGGGAGCCACGATCCGCGAGAAATGTCCCAAATGTGGGAATGAAGAAATGCACTACCATACACTACAACTTCGGTCCGCAGACGAAGGTGCCACTGTTTTCTACACTTGTACACAATGTGGATACAAATTCAGAACGAATAACTAG